DNA sequence from the Malus sylvestris chromosome 10, drMalSylv7.2, whole genome shotgun sequence genome:
GTGGATTCATAATAATTTGTTGAAGCATAACTAAATCAGCAGATGAATTCCTATCAATGCTCCTAAGTCCTAACCACTACTTTACCATCATTAACTAtgattaaatttgcaaacatCATTATCATGCATGGCATGCATTTGGCCCCAGTTTCTCTTAACCAGTGGTCCAATGGCCACATGtatagtttattttttatttttaatgtgtctaAAATATTACTAAGCGTATTTGACACATCAAGCAGCATGATTTTTATCGCAATGTAATACATGTACTAAATATTTTTACTATTAAAGTTTTGGGTTAAATATTAAGTTTCCATGTTTAAAAATTTGAGTGAGTCGATCACATAAACATTATCAATGTCATAGTCTGCGAATGTATCGAATACACATAATAATTTTCGaagatggattgtctgccctccccttCTCATACCCTCCTCATGCCTTCctgttttgtgcggtcacggttaagccaagtcaacattttatattaatttttttataaaaataataagacaaaaaataaatgttgatgtagtttaaccgtgaccgcacaaaacagGAGAGTATGAGgaggggagggcagacaatccatctccATAATTTTCATCATCAAGTACAAGTAAATCAAATATAAGACTTCTTATTCATAAGTAAAGAAAACTTATCATTAGACCTAGTACTAAATAGTTAGAGTTGTATATTAAATTGCTAGTTCATCAAGTTTTGTggagaaaattttaattatgaCGAAAAGACAAGTGGCACACCACATGTtttaaaatagaagttataagaaattttattttataagttattaactttttagtataCATATCATACAATTTGTATAGAGATATATGATGTACCACTTCGTGTaccgatcacattgaaaaatcccTGAGTTTTGTGAATGCCCGGCAATTGTGTACAAATGCCTCGTGGATGGAGAAAGCAGAGTCCCTGATTTAGGGTCATGTGTGAGGGGTTTAGGGTTAAGCAGATAATCCACATACGATGGAGCAAAAATAATGGTCACTTTATTGAAATTCCCGGCATTTTCCAATATTCCATTCACATCCCCATCCATATGTGTTTCCTCTTTTTGTCCGTTTTATGAGGGAAAGTGGAGGCGCTAATGGCGCCCCTTCCGTCAGtcattcaacttcaaccccGCGGATGGCGCTAACAAATGGACAAGATTGTTTGCGCTCTCATTTTCGGTGTCCTTCTATGCCTTTTTGTTTTgggtgatcacggttaagtcactttaatattttatattattatttttatagagataataagacaaaaaatgaatagtaatacaaaatattgatgtggcttaaccgtgaccacacacatAGGAGAGCACGGAAGGGCACCgttgttttgtgtgatcacggttaaaccacatcaacattttatattgttttttttatagagataataagacaaaaatgaatagtaatataaaatgttgacgtagcttaatcGTGACCATATGTCCCTAATAGATAGGCGCCGATTACTTTCATAATTCTTTTtcgtaattaattaattagtttaaatAGGGATTTGAGTTTGGAGATGATTGATTCATGCATGTCATGTCTTCCCATGTGTGTCGCTTTTGTTTGAATCTTAAGTTTCTCAGATAAAAGTTTTGTGCGCGGGACTAAAATGCTTATCGCGTGGTTATATGTATACGAGTAGGCGCCAGAGTCACTTTGTCGTATTTTAAGACatagtaataaataaataaaaattaaaaactaaacacGAATATtgaattataatataaataaaattgtaACACTATACGATGGTGTATAGATAGATATCACGACCTTTAAAACTTGATGGGGATCTCCTTAGCTACTTTGTTTCCCTTGCTTTAGGAGTAAAGCTCGTTTTATAATgtattttactatttttgtaGACTTTTTGAACTAGTGGTTTGAACAGAAAGGGACAAGTCCAGTCACACACTCTACTCGCTATTTCACGAACTTGAAACCCAATCACCACTTGGACATTTTCAAATAAATCGTGACAGAGCCTACGTGGCCCTCCATCTTTCTCACAAAACTGATTAAATATCAGGTGATAAGCGGTCTCCTTTGGGTTCGTGCTTCAAATTCAAAACACTTGCCTGTTTTTAAGAACATACTGCATATTTGAGCCTAATCAAATTGactctattctctctctctctgcattcAAGTTCGAATCTCTTGATGATATTTTATATTGTATTTGAATCTCGCTCAAATAACAGAGGTCCGAACTCTAACCCATATGTGACATTTGGAAATCATTAGAAGCATATTACAAAGGTCCTGTAAGAAATGAGGCTTGGTAACATGCATTACTCTTGGTTGATTAATGATTATTTAACTAGATAAATCATGCCATGCGATGAGTCAGACTCAGAGACTACAAAATCATATCCAAGTAGCAAAATTCCATTAGCATTTAGCCACCCACAATCtcttttattgatttcaaacCCAGTCATTGAAGCTGGGCCTGCAACGAACAATACACTGCCCAGAATAATTGAACCGAAAAACCTTTCCAATTACCAATGCAAAATTTGGTGCCAAATCACAACAAAATACAAACTAAGCACAGAAAAGACCAATACATAACAAACCTTGCCATCCCCGAGAGCTGCTGCAGTCACTCCCCCATGCTCCAAATATGTCACTTGTATCCCAAAACCATTTACAAAATCTATCTCTCCACACAGCAAGGCAGGCCTACTCCACATGGGCCACTCCCAAATCTTTTGTTTTGCCCTTTTTACATCCAACGTTAATCAAGGTACCAACCATGTATTAAGCTTATAGCAGATCCAAAAGGGGTGGCTGTTCAGTTGCCGATTTGGCATGGCTGGAGCGTGACGCTGAACTAGCACCCTTCCCTCTACCTCTTCCTCGACCTACAGCAGTTGATGGGGGAGGAGCAAGCCTAAGTGCTGTCTGCCCATTGTTTCCAGAAGCAAATATGGACCCAAGATCAGCTGATTTTTTATCTGTGTAAGCATTTGAAGCTGATATCGGTTGATTCTGTTTCATAAATCCAATAGAACTCTGGGGGTTAAAACCTGAGCTACCCAAACCACCACTACTCGATGCATTGCCTTGATTAAGTCCTATTTGCTCAACAGAACTTCCAGTACCAAAGGCCCAACTGTCATTGCTATTGTTGTAGAGGTTCATACTGTTTGATGTACTGGACAGTGAACTAGGACCATATTTGTTTCTGGGAGACTCTATCGTACCATTGTTGGAAGGGCCCATTCCACTTACTTGGCCACTAGGCCGTGGGGGCCAGTTAGCAAAAGGATCTATGTCATCAAAACCGGAACTGGATGAGGTTCCTGCATTTAATTGCTTCTCAGCATCAGCAACAGGGTTAACTCCAGAAGACACTCGAGGAGGCCATTCTATATCAACTGGGGGACATGACACGGGTGTTTGCTGACTAGCTACTGCAGTTCTCAACAAGGAATTTGGCTGTGAAGAAGTTACTTGAATTGGTTCATTACCCAGAGTGGGATAAGTGGTGGTAATGGAATTTGTAGAATTTTGGAGGGAATTGGAGGGCTGCTTTCTGATGGGACCCCAATCTTCATCCCATGCCGGACTGCTGTTTGCAGCGGTGGCAACATTTCCGCTAATTTTGCTTGGGACTTGGGAGTGGAGCCCATTGGCAGATGGTGATGGTTTTACCTCTGGAATTCCAGAATCCGTCACCGTAACTCCTCGTTTTTCCTCTATCCTCCTGCCACAAAACCAATAGGTCCAATACATAAAAGGAGAGTAACACTCTATATTAGAAAAACTAAACATGAGAAAGAATTATATAATGCTGAAACTGATAAGAATGCATGTAAGCATGCAGACATTAATGGGGTGAAGAAGCACAACACGTTACCTCAGAATATCCTTGACAAAGAGCATGTATTTGGCAAACTGCTGAACATTTAATTGCTGGGCAGTAAGGAGAGGTATCAGCATTGGGAGGACATGCTCTGCAACAAATTCTACCCCATGCTGAAAATCATAAAAGCAAAGACGATGAATTATATCTTGCAACTTTGTAATAATACATTGCAATATAAGGGTAGAATGCTACAGAAGCAGACTACAGAACAAGATTCATTATTGGAAACTGTTACCTGCTTAAGAATTGAGTTTGACACCCCAAGAGTACACATAAGGGTAGGAGCAGAACGGTCAACTGCAGTACAACGCTGAATTGTTTGCAGAATATCCAAAATAGCATGCTTATCGAGTGTAGGAATTAAATCTCCTAGACAAAGCAAAGCATTGACTCTCACCTGCCAAAACAAGCACATTTGAAATTCACGTCCAATTCTTACATTAAGGTTAAAccacaacaaaataaaataaaattcaccCAAGTGAAGTTCATTCAAGAGCCACCTCGATGTACCAGTCTCATGGAATTACGAGCTACAGTTGAACCCACAtaccaagaaaaaaagaagg
Encoded proteins:
- the LOC126586402 gene encoding SCY1-like protein 2 A isoform X2, which gives rise to MGILEVKHGLLQLAESLDFLHNNARLIHRAISPENVFITSSGAWKLGGFGFAISTDQASGNMTNVQAFHYAEYDVEDSVLPIQPSLNYTAPEIAKSKASSVGCSSDIFSFGCLAYHLIAHKPLLDCHNNVKMYMNTLSYLSSEAFSSIPSELVPDLQRMISTNEAFRPTAIEFTGSPFFRDDTRLRALRFLDHMLERDNMQKSEFLKALSDMWKDFDARVLRYKVLPPLCAELRNLVMQPMILPMVLTIAESQDKNDFELSTLPALVPVLSTAVGDTLLLLLKHAELIINKTMQDYLISHVLPMIVRAYGDADARIQEEVLRKSSFLAKKIDVQLVKQAILPRVHGLALKTTVAAVRVNALLCLGDLIPTLDKHAILDILQTIQRCTAVDRSAPTLMCTLGVSNSILKQHGVEFVAEHVLPMLIPLLTAQQLNVQQFAKYMLFVKDILRRIEEKRGVTVTDSGIPEVKPSPSANGLHSQVPSKISGNVATAANSSPAWDEDWGPIRKQPSNSLQNSTNSITTTYPTLGNEPIQVTSSQPNSLLRTAVASQQTPVSCPPVDIEWPPRVSSGVNPVADAEKQLNAGTSSSSGFDDIDPFANWPPRPSGQVSGMGPSNNGTIESPRNKYGPSSLSSTSNSMNLYNNSNDSWAFGTGSSVEQIGLNQGNASSSGGLGSSGFNPQSSIGFMKQNQPISASNAYTDKKSADLGSIFASGNNGQTALRLAPPPSTAVGRGRGRGKGASSASRSSHAKSATEQPPLLDLL